One genomic segment of Drosophila melanogaster chromosome 3L includes these proteins:
- the CG14826 gene encoding uncharacterized protein, isoform C, with amino-acid sequence MKWTTGLLLAVAMLSLPSRGDSSRNLTEFMGHRQKRWLIYQNSGSLKFSIGPSMPIPLGDKVTFRSCVLSYTLQGGSYSLPTSPIWPWDKWEGTFARSLMQMRRNIERHVANGGVRYADDARLLVYTALEEYMGRRNNDRSMGRQCLLRSICENAQIHHHIGVFSEIMDIVLSPGKADLDNDYHDAYAAGRAGANCLGLYSACPRGHNFLDGLLIVEDD; translated from the exons ATGAAGTGGACAACGGGTCTGCTCTTGGCGGTGGCCATGCTCAGCCTGCCATCTCGGGGAGATTCATCCCGAAATCTCACGGAATTCATGGGACATCGACAGAAGCGCTGGCTGATCTACCAGAATAGTGGGTCTTTGAAGTTTAGTATTGGTCCCTCGATGCCCATACCCTTGGGGGACAAGGTGACCTTCCGTTCCTGTGTGCTCTCCTACACGCTCCAAGGTGGTTCCTATTCCCTGCCCACATCACCCATCTGGCCGTGGGATAAGTGGGAAGGCACCTTCGCTCGTTCCTTGATGCAAATGCGAAGGAATATTGAGCGCCATGTGGCCAATGGCGGAGTGCGATATGCGGACGATGCCAGGCTCTTGGTCTACACTGCACTGGAGGAGTATATGGGCAGGAGGAACAATGACCGCTCCATGGGCAGACAATGTCTGCTGCGCTCCATATGCGAGAATGCTCAGATCCATCATCATATCGGTGTGTTCTCGGAAATTATGGATATTGTACTCAG TCCCGGCAAAGCGGATCTGGACAATGACTACCATGATGCCTACGCCGCGGGAAGAGCTGGAGCCAATTGCTTGGGCCTGTACAGTGCCTGTCCTCGGGGACACAACTTCCTCGACGGGCTTTTGATTGTGGAAGATGATTGA
- the CG14829 gene encoding uncharacterized protein, with amino-acid sequence MQLVSWIYLLACSLPVVRSAYMLVAAPVGQNITEYMHARQKRHQLIYRNGGTIRLVVGPVLSTQLEDPVVWRSLVYYYVLHFGAFTLPSAPLYPWDKWETIYARSLQEKIRSLDETHEDDTRLFVYAALENYMDQVSGSPGRGRHCLLRGICENAQVHHHVGIMAELLVVLLTPGKTRLDVAYKEALAAGQAGIDCLARYSDCPRGESVLDAYALDVEY; translated from the exons ATGCAACTGGTTTCTTGGATATATTTATTGGCCTGTTCATTACCTGTGGTTAGGAGTGCGTATATGTTAGTAGCTGCTCCAGTTGGCCAAAATATTACGGAGTATATGCATGCGCGCCAGAAGAGGCATCAGTTGATCTACCGGAATGGAGGAACCATCCGTTTGGTAGTGGGTCCCGTGCTGTCCACTCAGCTCGAGGATCCCGTGGTCTGGCGCAGTTTGGTCTACTACTATGTGCTGCATTTCGGGGCATTTACCCTGCCATCGGCACCACTATATCCCTGGGACAAATGGGAGACGATATATGCGCGTTCGTTGCAGGAGAAGATCAGGAGCTTGGATGAGACGCACGAGGACGACACTCGCCTGTTCGTATATGCCGCCTTGGAGAACTATATGGACCAAGTGAGTGGATCTCCTGGTCGAGGTCGTCACTGTTTGCTGCGAGGGATCTGTGAAAATGCGCAGGTGCATCACCATGTGGGCATCATGGCGGAGCTACTAGTCGTTCTACTCAC ACCTGGTAAAACGCGCTTGGATGTGGCCTACAAGGAGGCTTTAGCAGCTGGCCAGGCTGGAATCGATTGCCTAGCTCGCTATTCGGATTGTCCAAGGGGTGAAAGTGTGCTGGATGCATATGCTCTGGATGTGGAGTATTga